The DNA segment TTCTTAGCAGAATACAAAGGTACTGTTGTAGCTGTTACGCATGATAGATATTTCTTAGATAATGTTGCTGAATGGATTCTTGAGCTTGATAGAGGCGAAGGTATACCATTTAAAGGTAATTATACACAATGGCTAGAGCAAAAAGAAAAACGTTTAGAGATGGAAGAAAAGCGTGAAACTGCTCACCAAAAAGCCCTAAAAGAAGAGTTAGAATGGGTGCGTCAAAATGCTAAGGGTCGTCAAGTTAAATCAAAAGCAAGACTTGCTAAGTTTGATGAGTTAAGTTCACAAGAGTTCCAAAAGCGTAATGAAACACAAGAATTATATATTCCACCAGGAGAAAGACTGGGTAGGAATGTAATTAAGGTTAAAGATATCGTTAAATCATTTGATGATAAGATACTTATCAATCATCTAAATATCGATATTCCAGCTGGATCTATCGTTGGTATAATTGGTGCTAACGGAGCTGGTAAGTCAACATTTTTCAAAATGATTACAGGACAAGAAACTCCTGATAGTGGTGAGATCGAGCTTGGTGAAACAGTGCATCTAGCTTATGTAGATCAATCACGCGATGCTCTAGATGATAACAAAACCGTGTGGGAAGAAATTGCTGATGGTTTAGATATGATCACAGTTGGTAAATACACTATCCCATCACGCCAATATGTCAGTAGATTTAACTTTAAAGGAACTAGTCAGCAGAAATATATTTCTCAGCTATCAGGTGGTGAGAGAAATCGTGTGCATCTTGCTAAGTTACTTAGAAGTGGTGGTAATGTTATCTTACTAGATGAGCCAACAAACGATCTTGATGTAGAGACTTTAAGAGCACTAGAAGAAGCTATATTAGCCTTCCCTGGTT comes from the Francisella persica ATCC VR-331 genome and includes:
- the ettA gene encoding energy-dependent translational throttle protein EttA, with protein sequence MAEKYIYSMHRVGKVVPPNKYILKDISLSFFDGAKIGVLGLNGSGKSTFLKIMAGLDTEIVGEAAPRKGVKIGYLPQEPKLDPTKDVRGNVEEVLVHLQDMLTRFDEISIKFCEPISDDEMAKLLEEQGDLQNAIDSAGAWEIERKLEVAAEALRLPPWNADVTKLSGGEARRVALCKLLLSAPDILLLDEPTNHLDAESVAWLEKFLAEYKGTVVAVTHDRYFLDNVAEWILELDRGEGIPFKGNYTQWLEQKEKRLEMEEKRETAHQKALKEELEWVRQNAKGRQVKSKARLAKFDELSSQEFQKRNETQELYIPPGERLGRNVIKVKDIVKSFDDKILINHLNIDIPAGSIVGIIGANGAGKSTFFKMITGQETPDSGEIELGETVHLAYVDQSRDALDDNKTVWEEIADGLDMITVGKYTIPSRQYVSRFNFKGTSQQKYISQLSGGERNRVHLAKLLRSGGNVILLDEPTNDLDVETLRALEEAILAFPGCIMVISHDRWFLNRVATHMLAFEGNSEVVWFEGNYDAYIEDKKRRLGDKYDAITNIKYKRISVN